From the genome of Ignavibacteriales bacterium:
GCTGTTCCGAGCCCGCCCATAGAAATGCGTCTTGCTGATTGTGAATTGTAAATATCACCTAAGCCAATTCTTGTATAACCAGATCCTCCTTCAGCTAAAAAAACTGAAGGGAACAATAGTAAGATTAATATTTTTCTAATTTTCATTTTTACTCAAAAAAAAATAATTACCGTTTAAAAGAATAACTGATTTTCAATTTCGGTCTCTTTGTTACATCTGCAGATTTGCCACTAATAATCTTAAGCAAGTCCAAATTATTTATTGCATTGGTATGCGAAATTAATAATCCATAATTTTTTTCTCCAATAACCCATCTTTGCACATAACTAACTATGTTGCCAGATATTTTATCACCTGATCTTGTTAAAACTATAGATGAAAGACTATCATAGGCTACACCAACGCTATCTGTTAATAATCTAACAGTCAAATATTCGGAATGTGGAGTGCCTAACACGCTCGCAAGAGTATCCAATGTAAATTCAAGTGCTGCATTATTAATAATTGCGGACGAGGAAATTGTTGGAATGTCAAATTTCAAAGTTGAATTGACAGCTATACCACCCTGGATTATAATATAGTCATTTGAAGCAGCAGGCAAACTTCCTTCCACAACATGCAAATCATTTATAGAAATGAATGTTAATGTATCTTTGTATTTACCAGGTTTTTCAAATATAACTTTCAATTTTGGAATTGAATTGGCTAAAGTAGATTCGCTTGAGTATGCTTGAAATCCAACAACTCTATTGGTTCCATTTGAAGGTTTAATATAAATTCCGTTATCGTCTGCTAAATTGGTATCGGAATCAACCTTAAACCAATCCTGAACCACATCTTTACTTAAATCAAATGAGTAAAGAGTATCCGTAATATTATATGGTGATGCAGCAATGTTTTCTGCATTATAATTCAAACCATTTAAGCTATCAACATCAAATGATGCAGATGTCCAACCGCTATTTACTTTATGAACAGAAAAATCGAACTGAGAAGATTTCTCTCCCAAAGTATACTTAGGATAAAGCTCAATTAAAGCGGATAACACTTTAATACTATCTTTTGCAATTTGCAATTTAATTGAATCCGGCAAAGCGTAAATCTGGAATTTCATAAGAACAGAGGAAGTTGCAGAATTAATCTTTCCAAGAAGTAGATTGTCGGAAGTTCCGGTTTTTAAGATTGTTTTTACAGCGTTAGATTGCTGACTCAGCGAATCACTGCTTATCTCCTTTAGTGAAATCATATCACTTGGGTTTAATAAAGAATACCCAACAGGTCCAGGTGAATCACTGCAAGCAGAAAAATACAAAGTTGAAACTATTACAAGCAACAGGATGCGAAATTTTGAATACAATCAGTTTCCTCCAATAAAATCATTAACAATAAAATTACAAGCATCTAAAAAATTTGGTGCAATAAAAGTGGGGATTTTACCTTCATTAAGCAAGTAAGAAATTTTTTCTTCGGTAATTGTGGTTTTAATAAGAATCGTTTTTAATCCAGCATTTAAACCGCATTCAACATCAGAAACCATATCGCCGGTAAGATAAGATTTTTTCAAATCGATATTCCAATCTTCAGCAGCTTGATAAATCATTTTAGTAGAAGGCTTCCTGCATTCACATTCTTCAGTTGTATTAAATTTGGGATGATAAGGGCAATAATAAAATGCATCTATTTGAACATCATCTTTTAGTAAAATTTCATTGATTTTATTGTTGATAGAATCAACATCTTCTTTTGTAATAAGTCCTCTGGCAATTCCAGATTGATTTGAAACTACAATAATCTTAAATCCCAATTTTTTTAATTGAACTAATCCTTCAGTTACGCCTTTATACAACTCAACTTGCTCAGGGTTTCCAAGATATCCAGGATCAATATTTATTGTTCCATCTCGATCAAAAAAAACTGCGTGGTTAGCCATCTGGAATCAATCTAATATGTTCTTATACAGATCAACATATTTTTTCCCAGATGAGATCCAGGAAAAATCGGACTTCATTCCGTTCTTAATAATTTTGATCCATGTTTTTTTATCCTGGAATAATTTTATTGCTCGTTTAATCTCTTTTAGAAACTCTTGAGAATCATATTTTTTAAAGACAAATCCATTACCAGTTTCGTCTTTATCGCTGTACCGGCTAACAGTATCAGCAAGCCCACCGGTTTCTCTAACTATTGGAACAGTACCATAGCTTAAACTATACATCTGGTTTAAACCGCAGGGTTCATATTTTGAAGGCATTAAAAACATATCGCTTCCTGCTTCAATTAGATGAGCAAGTTCATCACTATAACCCAGGTAACAGGAAAATTTTCCACGATGTTTTTTTTGTATATCTTCAAATAATTTATGATATTTTTTCTCTCCGTTACCAAGCAAAACCATTTGCACATTCAAGCTCATCAGTTCTTGAATTATTTCAGAAATCAAATCGAATCCTTTTGCATCTATCAAACGAGAGATGGAACCTATAATTGGAATCTCTGGATTAAAACTAAAACCAAATTTTTCCGCCAAAGCTTTCTTATTTTCAACTTTATCTTCAATAGTTTTTGCTGAGTAATTTTTAGGAATTGTAGTATCTAATTCCGGATTCCAGATTTTATTATCAATTCCGTTAAGAATCCCATAAATATCTTTTTTTCGTTTTAGAAGGATTGTTTTTAATCCCGCTCCCCACTCTTCATCTTTGGTAATTTCTTCAGCGTATCTCTCACTTACAGTTGTAATTACATCCGAATATATCAAACCACTCTTCATAAAATTACATCTGCCATAAATTTCAATTCCCTTTTCAGAATTTAATTCTTCCGGTAAACCAGTTTTATAAAATTCACTTTTAGGGAAAAATCCCTGGTAAGCTAAATTATGAATTGTAAAAATTGTTTTGATATTAACTATAAGCGGATCATCTTTATAAATAGTTTTAAGATAAGCAGGAACTAAACCACACTGCCAATCATTACAATGGATAATATCAGGAACCCAGCCCAGTTTATTTATCAATTCAAAAACTGACCGGGCAAGAAGAATGAACCTTTCATGATTGTCCGGGTAATCTAATCCTGTTTCCTGATCAATATAAAGGCTTTGCCGGCTTCCAAAATAATCTATATTATCAAGGAAATAAATCTGCACGCGAACTTTGGGTCCAATTAAAAAAGAAGATCTTAATGAAAAAATAACTTCTTTTTCACCAATCATTATTGGTAAATCTTTAAGCCGCACAACTTCGTGAATTTTAAATTTTCTCTCATCTATTGCGCCGTATTTAGGCACCACAATGCGTACTTCATGCCCCATTTCCATCAACGCTTGTGGTAAAGCTGCAGATACATCCGCAAGTCCACCCGTTTTCATAAATGGAAAAACTTCAGAGGTAATGAACAAGATTTTCAATCGTTTGGAAGGAGGCATAAATATAAATCCTCAATAATTTTTTTTACAAATTTACGAAAAAATCGAATTATTGACAAAGAATTGGCAGATTTTACCTTTGCCAACTAAACATATAATTTCTTCATTTCATTTAAAATCTACTTTGGAGATTCTTTTCCAACTATTCCTGGGTAACAAATAATAAATCAATTCTTTATATTTCCCTCAGAAAAAAAGGAAATTTCATTTTATGATTACTTTAATTGCAAATCCTTCCCAGATTGTTACTGTTGATTCCAAAGGTAAAAATTATAAAAGAGGAAAGGAACTGGGGGAAATTGATGTTTTGACTGAGCATTCAATTTTAGTTGAAGATGATTTAATTAAAGATTTTATTCCTAACCAAAGTATAAATTATTCTCAACTGGATGCAATAATTAATGTTAAAGATAAAGTTGTCTTTCCTGGATTTGTGGATTGCCATACGCATACAGTTTTTGCAGGTTCCCGTGCCGAAGAATTTAAAATGAAAATTGCCGGTGCAAGTTATGAAGAAATTGCGAAAGCGGGTGGAGGAATTAATAAAACTGTTCAAGCAGTAAGAAAATTAAGTTTTGAAGATTTGGTTGAAATATCGAAACCAAGAATTATTTATGCTATTTCTCAGGGTATTACAACACTGGAAATTAAAAGTGGGTATGGTCTTTCCTTTGATGATGAAATTAAATTACTAAATGTCATCAATCATCTTAACAACATATTCCCGATTGACATCATTCCAACATTTCTGGGTGCACATACTTTTCCACCGGAATATAAATCTGATCAGGAAAAATATATTTCTTTAATTAATGAAAAGATGCTTCCATTTATCGCTAATAACAAACTGGCAAAATTCTGTGATGCATTCTGCGAAAAAACCGCATTCTCTGCTGAACAAATTGATAGAATTTTTCAGACTGCATCTTCGCTTGGACTAAAACTAAAGCTACATACAGACCAGTTCAATTCTATTGGTGGAATTGATTTAGGATTGAAACACAAAGTAGTAAGCCTTGAACATCTGGAAGTTGTTAAGAATGAAGATATTCTAAAATTAGGAAATACTGATATTGTTTGCGTCTTACTACCCGGGGTTTCTTTCTTTTTACATTATGGATTTGCTCCAGCAAGAGATTTAATTTCTAAAAATGCAATAGTTGCTCTTTCAACGGATTATAATCCCGGTTCATCTCATATTTCAAATATCAATTTAATTATGAGTCTTGCAGCAATTGAAATGAAAATGACAATTGAAGAAACAATTTCTGCCGTTACAATTAATGCAGCTAAGGCTCTTGATGTTAACAATTCGGTTGGAAGCATAGAAATTGGAAAGAAAGCTGATTTTGCAATTCTTGATACACAAGAGTATCCGGATATCGTTTATAATGTTGGGAAAAATCTAAACTGTATGACAATTAAAAATGGAAAAATCATTTATAAAAATATTTAGGAAATTGAATGAAAATTATTGAATGCGTTCCAAACTTTAGTGAAGGAAAAAATCAGGATACATTTGACGCTATTACAAATGCAGTAAACAAAATTGAAGGAGCAAAACTTTTAAGTTTAGAACCCGATGCAGACTACAACCGGGTTGTTGTTACTTTGGCAGGTAATGAAAATGGAATACTGGAAGGTGCAATTGCTGCATCTAAAGCCGCAGCAGTAAATATCGATATGAGAAATCATAAAGGAGAACATCCACGGCTTGGAGCTATTGATGTTGTACCATTCATTCCGGTTAAAAATATATCCACACAAGAATGTATAAAAATTTCAGAACGATATGCAGAAAGAATTTCCAAAGAACTTGAAGTTCCTGTTTATCTTTACGAGGAAGCAGCCAGACATCCTTCAAGAAAATTACTCTCCAATATCCGTAAAGGTGAATATGAAGGATTGGAAGAAAAGCTAAAGAACCCTGAATGGTTTCCGGATTTTGGCGAAGCAAAATTCAATCCTAAACTGGGAGCTATTGTAACAGGAGTTCGTTTTTTTCTTATAGCTTACAATGTTAATATAAAATCGAGTGATGTAAAATTTGCAAAGGAAATAAGTGAAGTATTACGCGAATCAGGTAGACCTAAAAGAGATGAGAATGGTAATGTAATTAAAGTAAATGGGGAAACTATTAAAATCCCTGGCAAACTTAAAACAGTTCAAGGAATGGGAGTATCATTAGAAAAATATAGCATCACACAAGTTTCAATGAATCTGAAAAACTATTTTACTACTCCGCTACACATTGCATTTGAGGAAGTTAAAAAAGAAGCCGAACGTTTAGGTGTTGAAGTTAATGGAAGTGAAATTGTTGGACTCGTACCTCTAGAAGCTTTGATGATGGCTGGAAAATATTATTCTAATAATAATATCTCAGAGGAAAAAGCTTTGGTAGAACTTGCGATTGAAAAACTTGGTTTGAGTTCACTAAATAAGTTCGATCCTGAAAAGAAAATAATTGATTATATGATTTAAAATATAAATTCCAAAAAACAGGATAATGTTATGAATCAATCAAACACTCTAAAAAATTATCTGGATGAACTCTCCTCCAACTCCCCCACTCCCGGTGGAGGAAATGTTTCTGCACTTTGTGGGGCATTGGCTTCCAGTCTTGGAACTATGGTTTGCAGATTAACCATCGGTAAGAAAAAATATATTGACGTTGAACCTGATATGATGAAAATCCGAAGTAAACTTGAATCGTTTAGAGAAGAATTTATTGATTTGGCAGCAAAGGATAATGCTGCATTTGACAAAGTAATGGAAGCTTTCAAGTTTCCAAAAGAAACTGAAAATGATAAAACTATGCGACTAAAAAAAATAAGTGCGGCAACTCTGGAAGCTGCTAAAGTTCCTGCAGAAGTAATAACTTCCTGCAAAGTTATTTTGCCTTTGATAAAAACCATTGCGGAAAAAGGGAATCAGAATTCTGTTTCTGATGCAGGAGTTGCAGCGCTTCTTTTATCCACCGCAGCACAAGGAGCATATTTAAACGTGCTAATTAATTGTTCTTCACTAAAAGATAATTCCGAGGCTCAGAAACTTTTGGCAGAAGCATCTGTTGTAAAAGATGAAATTAAATCTGAAAGCAATAATATTATAGAAGTTATTATAAAAGGATTTCAATCATGAAAAAAACAAGCATTCTCCTACTTTTATTTCTTATTACTTCATTTCAATTCGCACAAATGCCAAAAGTAAAATGCGGGATTGATGTATTGAAAGAAAATAATTTTAATATTCTAAAAGGTAAACGAATCGGATTAATTACAAATCCAACCGGAGTAGATAAGAATCTTAAATCAACAATTGATGTTTTATTTGAAAACAAAGATGTAAAACTTGCTGCTCTCTACGGTCCGGAGCATGGCGTCCGTGGTGATTACTCTGCAGGGGATTTTGTTGATTTCTATAAAGATTCAACAACAGGGCTTCCGGTTTATTCCCTCTATGGTAAAACCCGAAATGCAACTCCGGAAATGTTGAAAGACATAGATGTTTTGGTTTATGATATCCAAGATAATGGTTGCAGGTCCTATACTTATATCAGCACGATGGGATTAGCAATGGAAGCTGCTGCAGAGAACAATAAAGAATTTTTAGTTTTAGATAGACCAAATCCATTAACAGGATTAAAGGTGGAAGGAAATTTTGTTGAAGATGGATATTTTTCTTTTGTTAGCCAATTCAAAATTCCTTATGTGTATGGATTAACTTGCGGCGAACTTGCCAGATATCTTAACGAAGAAGGTCTTCTAAAAGATGGAATAAAATGTAAACTTACTGTGGTTCCAATTGAAGGTTGGAAGAGAGAAATGACCTATGAAGAAACCGGATTAGTTTGGGTTCCAGCTTCTCCACATGTTCCGCATAAAGACACTCCGGAATATTACGTTTCTACTGGAGTGCTTGGAGAACTTGGAGTTATTTCCGAAGGAGTTGGTTATACAATTCCTTTTGAAACTTTTGCAGCCGAATGGATTGATGGAAAACTTCTTGCAGATAAAATGAATGCATTAGGTTTGGAAGGTGTTATATTCCGACCAATAACTTTCAAACCGTATTACGGAACCTGGGAAAAGAAAGAATTGCACGGAGTTCAAATTCATATAACTGATATGAAAAAATTAAATTTGCTTAGCCTGCAATATTTGTTTATGCAAGTTCATAATGATCTATATCCAGATAAAAACCCTTTTAAGCTTGCAAAGGATAACCGCATAGATTTCTTTGATAAAGTAGCCGGGACTAATAAAGTTAGAGAAATGTTTTCCGAAAAAATGCAATACAAAGCTATTGAAGCATTTCTAAATAAGGACGTTGAAGGATTTAGGATGAAGTCCAAAAAATATTTGCTTTATTAAAGTAAAACCTTACATTGTGGTTGGATAATTTGAATAAGGGGATATGTTAAAAATATTCTTAGTTTGTATTTGGATATTTCTTATAACGTCGTCCGTTCTGGTTTCCCAACCACTGGATTTCTTTAGGGAAAAGATTGAAATTGAAGTTGGCGGTAATTATTGCAAACTAATTGGGAAATACTTTTTTAGTAATTCAAGTAAACAACCACTCATTCAAACTTTTTATTATCCATTTATAGTTAACGATAGTCTTCCCTACCCAGACAAAATTTCTGTAGTAAATAACCGGGATAATTCACTAATCAAATTCAAGAAGCAAAAGAAAGGTATTATCCTTCAGGCGAAAATTAGTTCAAATGATACTTTAATTTATACTGTGGAATATTCTCAGAAAACGCCATATAGTATGTTTGAATATATTCTAACTACAACACAAGAATGGCATAAACCGATTGTTGAAGCAGAATATGTTGTTAAAATTCCAAAAAAGTTTAAGCTGGATTTCAACTCACTTGGGTACGATAACAAATCAATCCAGAAAAGATTTACTGTATACAATCTGCAAAAGAAATATTTTATGCCTGATAAAAATTTCAAAATAAAATGGGGTACAAAATGAAAAGGATTTTCTCTTTAACAGTAATTTTATTTTTTGCAGTGACTTTGAATCTCAAGGGGAATCCAATTTCAATAACATATTTTAGTGAATTATATTTCGATTCTACTGGATGGAAACTTGAGTTGCACAAAAGTCATTACGATGGGAGTTCTATTAATTTTAGAGGTTGGTATCTGAAATCATCTTCAGGACAAGCATTTTTTAAGGATAACATTGTATTAAGTGCTGCAGGTTATATGCGTGTTACCGTTGCCAAGTTATTAAATAATCTCATTATAAATCCGGAGGGTGACAGTCTTTTCTTATATGCACCAAATGAAGAATATCCAAGGGATTATTTTATTTTCGGAAATATGCCGGGATCAATGTACGATGCTCCAAAGATAAATCAGTCATTGTGTTTGGGTGGGGGATATTATTACGATAATACTCCGACATTTGGTGGTCCCAATGATACACTAAGTGCGTGTGGTTTAATCATTGGAACCATAAAAGACTCTTTAGGTATTCCTCTTAAAAAAATTAGAATAATAGCTTCTTGGGAAAGTCCGAGTTGGGGACTTCATAAAGTAATTTCATTTGTCAAAACTGATTCGCTTGGTCAGTTCAAAATAAGTTGCATATCAGGGGTGCCTTGTATTCTAATTGATACAACCGATAAAGTATATTTTAGCTATACTGATATTTTAAAATGGATTACATTAAAACTTTGGCCTGAAGAAACTATTTATTTAAATGTTACTTTGCCAATTCTTGTGAACGTAGAACATCAAAACTTTTGGGAAAAGAATTTTATCTTAAATCAAAATTATCCCAATCCATTTAATCCAAATACAATTATAAAGTGGGAGATACCCATCAGGAGTCACGTTCAACTAAAGGTTTTTGATATTCTTGGAAATGAAGTCGCAACTCTTTTAAATGAAGAAAAGGACGCTGGTATTTACGACAATCAATTTTCAGTCATCAATAATCAATTACCAAGCGGAATTTATTTCTACACTTTACAAGCTGGAAATCTCAGACAAACAAAAAAGATGATTGTTTTGAAATGAGGATTATTTTATGAATAAAAAATATTTAATTTTTTTATTTAGAATATGCTTTTTAATAGCCTTTGTTTTTGTCCAGATACAATGTGCCGGTCCAACCACTTTAGTAAGAAGTTCACAGGAAGATTTTTGGTTA
Proteins encoded in this window:
- a CDS encoding DUF1343 domain-containing protein: MKKTSILLLLFLITSFQFAQMPKVKCGIDVLKENNFNILKGKRIGLITNPTGVDKNLKSTIDVLFENKDVKLAALYGPEHGVRGDYSAGDFVDFYKDSTTGLPVYSLYGKTRNATPEMLKDIDVLVYDIQDNGCRSYTYISTMGLAMEAAAENNKEFLVLDRPNPLTGLKVEGNFVEDGYFSFVSQFKIPYVYGLTCGELARYLNEEGLLKDGIKCKLTVVPIEGWKREMTYEETGLVWVPASPHVPHKDTPEYYVSTGVLGELGVISEGVGYTIPFETFAAEWIDGKLLADKMNALGLEGVIFRPITFKPYYGTWEKKELHGVQIHITDMKKLNLLSLQYLFMQVHNDLYPDKNPFKLAKDNRIDFFDKVAGTNKVREMFSEKMQYKAIEAFLNKDVEGFRMKSKKYLLY
- the hutI gene encoding imidazolonepropionase; its protein translation is MITLIANPSQIVTVDSKGKNYKRGKELGEIDVLTEHSILVEDDLIKDFIPNQSINYSQLDAIINVKDKVVFPGFVDCHTHTVFAGSRAEEFKMKIAGASYEEIAKAGGGINKTVQAVRKLSFEDLVEISKPRIIYAISQGITTLEIKSGYGLSFDDEIKLLNVINHLNNIFPIDIIPTFLGAHTFPPEYKSDQEKYISLINEKMLPFIANNKLAKFCDAFCEKTAFSAEQIDRIFQTASSLGLKLKLHTDQFNSIGGIDLGLKHKVVSLEHLEVVKNEDILKLGNTDIVCVLLPGVSFFLHYGFAPARDLISKNAIVALSTDYNPGSSHISNINLIMSLAAIEMKMTIEETISAVTINAAKALDVNNSVGSIEIGKKADFAILDTQEYPDIVYNVGKNLNCMTIKNGKIIYKNI
- the glgA gene encoding glycogen synthase GlgA; protein product: MPPSKRLKILFITSEVFPFMKTGGLADVSAALPQALMEMGHEVRIVVPKYGAIDERKFKIHEVVRLKDLPIMIGEKEVIFSLRSSFLIGPKVRVQIYFLDNIDYFGSRQSLYIDQETGLDYPDNHERFILLARSVFELINKLGWVPDIIHCNDWQCGLVPAYLKTIYKDDPLIVNIKTIFTIHNLAYQGFFPKSEFYKTGLPEELNSEKGIEIYGRCNFMKSGLIYSDVITTVSERYAEEITKDEEWGAGLKTILLKRKKDIYGILNGIDNKIWNPELDTTIPKNYSAKTIEDKVENKKALAEKFGFSFNPEIPIIGSISRLIDAKGFDLISEIIQELMSLNVQMVLLGNGEKKYHKLFEDIQKKHRGKFSCYLGYSDELAHLIEAGSDMFLMPSKYEPCGLNQMYSLSYGTVPIVRETGGLADTVSRYSDKDETGNGFVFKKYDSQEFLKEIKRAIKLFQDKKTWIKIIKNGMKSDFSWISSGKKYVDLYKNILD
- a CDS encoding cyclodeaminase/cyclohydrolase family protein, encoding MNQSNTLKNYLDELSSNSPTPGGGNVSALCGALASSLGTMVCRLTIGKKKYIDVEPDMMKIRSKLESFREEFIDLAAKDNAAFDKVMEAFKFPKETENDKTMRLKKISAATLEAAKVPAEVITSCKVILPLIKTIAEKGNQNSVSDAGVAALLLSTAAQGAYLNVLINCSSLKDNSEAQKLLAEASVVKDEIKSESNNIIEVIIKGFQS
- a CDS encoding HAD family hydrolase translates to MANHAVFFDRDGTINIDPGYLGNPEQVELYKGVTEGLVQLKKLGFKIIVVSNQSGIARGLITKEDVDSINNKINEILLKDDVQIDAFYYCPYHPKFNTTEECECRKPSTKMIYQAAEDWNIDLKKSYLTGDMVSDVECGLNAGLKTILIKTTITEEKISYLLNEGKIPTFIAPNFLDACNFIVNDFIGGN
- a CDS encoding T9SS type A sorting domain-containing protein; this encodes MKRIFSLTVILFFAVTLNLKGNPISITYFSELYFDSTGWKLELHKSHYDGSSINFRGWYLKSSSGQAFFKDNIVLSAAGYMRVTVAKLLNNLIINPEGDSLFLYAPNEEYPRDYFIFGNMPGSMYDAPKINQSLCLGGGYYYDNTPTFGGPNDTLSACGLIIGTIKDSLGIPLKKIRIIASWESPSWGLHKVISFVKTDSLGQFKISCISGVPCILIDTTDKVYFSYTDILKWITLKLWPEETIYLNVTLPILVNVEHQNFWEKNFILNQNYPNPFNPNTIIKWEIPIRSHVQLKVFDILGNEVATLLNEEKDAGIYDNQFSVINNQLPSGIYFYTLQAGNLRQTKKMIVLK
- the ftcD gene encoding glutamate formimidoyltransferase — its product is MKIIECVPNFSEGKNQDTFDAITNAVNKIEGAKLLSLEPDADYNRVVVTLAGNENGILEGAIAASKAAAVNIDMRNHKGEHPRLGAIDVVPFIPVKNISTQECIKISERYAERISKELEVPVYLYEEAARHPSRKLLSNIRKGEYEGLEEKLKNPEWFPDFGEAKFNPKLGAIVTGVRFFLIAYNVNIKSSDVKFAKEISEVLRESGRPKRDENGNVIKVNGETIKIPGKLKTVQGMGVSLEKYSITQVSMNLKNYFTTPLHIAFEEVKKEAERLGVEVNGSEIVGLVPLEALMMAGKYYSNNNISEEKALVELAIEKLGLSSLNKFDPEKKIIDYMI